GGTCATCCATTTCACAAGGCATTTTGGGAGTTCAATAAATGCATCTTAATGCAAATGGCAATTTAAATGACATGAACTTATAATACTGGGTAAGGAAGTTTAAAGACTGAACCTTAAAACAAGTTCCTCAATGATGTATTGTTCATGTTATAGATTGAAATTTAGCCTGCATACAAAGGACAATCATTCATCACTCTTAATACATGTTGTAGTGATTAGTCCACATTCAGGTAAGTTACTCCAGTATTGATGGCTTCAATTCCACTGAATTAAAGTTCGCAAACCACATCACTAATACTGGAGAAGAATGCTTAGAGGTTTCCAAGCAAAAAGAGTGGTTTGACATTTTAGTTAGCATTGTATCAAATCTAAAAGGTGTAAACTGGTCTCGCAAGATCGCCTGAAAAGTTTAAACCTTAAAATAGCTATCACGTTATGTGGACAACTGGTGATCAGAGTGACCATAAATGCCATTCGACAGATGATTATTGCATACAAAAAAATATGCAAGTAAGTGACACATTCTGGTCCCAAGCTTTGGGGAACATCATTTACACAGGCTAATTAGTGATCACTTCGGTTTAATGAAATGGTTATGTAGTTCCAGTGTGTGCGAATTCATAATCTGATCCAAAAGAAACAGTACAACGCAATCCCAAATAGACAGATCTACGTGACTAATCCTACCACCAAATCCTCCAAATCGATCGTCCAATTCAAACCTACATTGCCAAACAAACCCATTTCAACTCAGAAAAACAGGGGGGAAACGGTGGGCGTTACCTCGGAGGCAGATTCTGGCAGGAGATCTAGTGGTGGTGCTTGCCGGAGGGGCGGTTGTAGGTGGCCTCGCTGACGAGGTAGATCCCGAAGGCGATGATGGCGATGGCGAGCCTCAGGGTGGCATGGCGCAGCTGGTTCCCCACCAACGGGTGCCTTCGCCACTCTTCTCGCCGCCGGAAGAACTCCCCAGTCACGTTCAAACCCTTCCCTCCACTCGCCAACGCCTCCGCCGCACTGGACCTCAAGCGGGAGACGGCCGCATCGCCACGCACAACGCCATGATagcggtggtggaggtgggagGGAAGGGAAAGGGGATAGgatgcggtggtggtggtgcagaTGGGAGTAGCGGGGGAGAAGAAAGGCGAGCACGAGCGAGCATGGAGGCTTAAGGAACGGAACATGGGGCCACACGTTGGAGTTGAGTTTTGGAGAGGAGGCAGACTAAGGAACAGGCACACCGTGTGAAGGCTTCGGGAATCATTACgcattttttaaatagtaaagaTTAAGAATAAAATTGTATTTGCTTGAAAACCATATGAAATGTAATTTAAAAAGCCTGGTGTATCTTAACATATAACCATTTTTACCACAAAATTCTACAATTCATCTGCCTTCTAAATCGCTAGCCCATGCAGGCACATGGGTTAATGGACTAGTTTACGTACAATCCCAGCTGCAATGTATGCGTGCGGAAGCCATACTAAATGTTGAATACTATGGCTCCCTGCCAAATGTATAATTAAACCTGTCGAATATAAAAGTTAATACCTGTCATTCCCGTCATTATGTGCCCCAAGCTTTATAGGGAAAAAAAATACTGTAGGCAGTAAGCTACAATAACTTATGAAGAAGCACCACACAGTTGTTAAATGACAACATCACAAAATGAAGTCATAATCTAGTCGATAACCTTCAAAGCAATACTATAAGAATGATTTCCAGAAAGCAATCATGTATGGTCCACATTTTTACAGCAGCTGTTCAGccaagatgaaagaaaataaaattaaggTCATACTTTAAGATGTGATAATCATGTATGGAACATTAGTATGTTTGTATATATCGTAGATGTTCTTCACCACAACTTTCTTGCTCATATCCCGAACTCAGTTTGTCTCGCATACACTACAGTCACGACTGTAGTACTCTTGCAATGTATCCCTTACAACGGGCTTTAAAGAAAAGAACATATGATGTCAATTGTCAAAGTGCACTACAATTCCTCCTccaccaacaaaaaaaaaaggttaactACAATTCCTGTACATCAGCAATTCACAACAACCACCCTCACATTCTATGTGGTTCCTAAATCAGGATGAAAATGGACCAGGGCGTTTCATATCAAGATAATTTGTCAGCGCCGAGCACAGTCAAACCTCGTGGGAGTGCGAGAGCCCTCTGAAGACGGCAAACAAGCTTGCAAGCCAATAGTCTATCGCATCACCTTGGTGACACCTCAATCGTGCTCAACTCATAGCTGTTCACGTTGGTCTGTGTACTGTAGGATTCAGCTGGATTGCATTTGGTGCTTTGACTCGAGGATGTGTCTGCTGTCAAACCCCCAAAACCACCAGTATGATGGCGAGGTTCTTTCAGCACACCTGGTGGAACTACATTTTGCAGATCAATTTCTGTTTGGTTAGATAGCATATGCACAACCAGATTCATGGATGGTCTCTGCTGGGATGTGGCTTGCGTACACAGAAGTGCCACCTTGATGAAACGAAGCATTTGCTCCTCTGGGTACTTTTCCAGGTCTGGATCAACAATTTCCAAAAGCCGTCCTTCTTCCCGCAGCTTCCATGCCTGCAGTTTAACCCATGCAACAAATTCAATCAGTTTTCAGAAGACAGCAACTTCTATATGTTAAATAAAGTGGGGACACCATCATCAGCATGTAATGCGAGTCTGTCATGGGAAAAGTTGGTACTACTGTATTGTGTGCATGTGTGATCCTACAGTTCACCAAGATTAGATGCAAGCATGGCAACTGCCACAAGGTTCAGAGTTTCACACTTTATAGGAAACGAGGGAAAAATGAGCTACCCATTCCACGAGGACATGCATATCACGCCCCCAAGTCGACTTGCTGCTGCTTTGACCACTTATTACTTCAAGAAGAAGCGCCCCAAAACTATATATGTCAGCTTTCTTGGTTAACTGTCCTAACAAGGCATACTCTGGCGCTAAATAACCCCTGcaggaaaaaatatatattgtaagGTCAATACAAGTATGTTTTTACAGACTAAGCAAACTACAATTAGTCAATGGCCGCATTGGTAATTGGCTGCAAAAGTAACAAAAGGCAGCTGACTAATATGCATTACCTTCCATCGCTAAAAATTCTTAACTAAAATCAGCATAGCACAATGCTGAAAATTGACATGAAATACACATACTTCACTGTAAAAGCATGTAAATACAGCAAAAGATTGAGAGAGACACTAACATTGTTCCTGCAACACGCGTGCTTATGTGAGTGACAGTATCAGGAAAAAGCTTGGCCAGTCCAAAATCTCCAATTTTAGGCAGTAGTTTCTTGTCAAGTAAAATGTTGCTAGCCTTGATATCACGGTGGACAATGCGTGGTTGTGCTTCCTCATGAAGAAACGCAAGGCCAGAAGCAGTTCCAATACAGATAGCAGCTCTCTTCTGCCAGTCCAATGGAATACATTTATTCTTTGGTCCTGGTCACAGTTCACAAAGATAAGCTTAACACATCGGGCAGATTTATGAAAGAAAAATTCCAATAGGGAACTTACCAAGCAAAGCATTTGCCAAACTGTTATTCTCCGCATATTCATACACCAATAGTCTGTTATTACCGTCTACGCAGCAACCAATCAGCTGTACAAGGTTCGGGTGCCTGACGTTTGATATGACATTAATCTCTGTCAAGAATTCGTTAGTTCCTTGCTTTGATTCAGCTGAAAGCTTTTTTATTGCAATTTGAGTGCCATCTTTCAGATTTCCCTAAGCGAGGTAGAACCTTTGTTAGTCATTCCATATTTGCAGGTTGATTGACCACAATATTTGTTAAGTTCTTTCGGAAGAGGTCTTTAAAGTAGAAGTAACAGACACTGGTAACAGAAAGGCCataaagcaagaagcaaaaacGCATAAACAAGTCCCGGGTCTCACCTTATACACTGTTCCAAAACCCCCACGGCCAATGCAGTTCATCATGTGAAAGTTTCGTGTGGCAGACTTCAACTCGTTTAGGGAGAAGACTTGTACATTATTTCCAGCTCTTGATAATACACGACCTGCACTTTTACCAGAGTTACATCATCAATTGTTGTTAAGCAAAAGAACATAGACAAGAAAAGAAATGTCAGCACAGAAGTGCACTGAAATAGGATAGGGCAATTTGTCTACACAACACTAATAAATGTGCCTTGTCTGTAGGACactgttatttttttttcttgtctgCACGACACTATCTAGTGTCCTATAGACAGAAAATGAGTGTCCTGTAGACAAGAAAAAGTTTAATAGTGTCCTAGAGCCCAATTCACGAAAAAATAGTGTCCGCCAGACCAATTTTccaggggaggggggggggggattttcTACAAGGCACTAATAAAATGTGCCCTGTCTGTAGGACAgtgttaatttttttcttatctgCACGACACTATCTAGTATCCTACAGACAAAAAACGAGTGTCCTGCAgacaagaatttttttatagtgtCCTACAGccaaattcacaaaaaaaaatagtcacTTCGGTTGATGATTTTACAGTTATAACCAAAATCCTCACACATGAATGATAATTATAACAAACACCCCTGTATGTTAGTTTATGAAATAGAGATAAAAAATGTTTATCTTCGTGCAAGAGgtctaaaaatatttatttttgttatcaTATTCCCTAATATCCAAGTCATGGTATAGTTTCTGTCAGGACGATAGGATCCCTAATGCAGGAAATGGCTACTAAAGTATGTTTAGGCTCAGTATGATAATGGCGCCTCTAGTGCTATTGGCTATGAATTACAGCTCAATGAAACATCACTTGCGGACAGCAATGCACGGCTTACAAGAAAGAAATGCATAAGAACTGATATTCTGATATATTACTGGGGTCATCATAATACTCATAAATCATATATTGTGCATATTTGGGTGTGTTGGGCCTATGCTTTTGTATGAAACCAAAATTGAGCAAATAACACTTCCCTACTGATGAAAAATTGACAAATATTTAGATGTTCCTCCTAATGCCAAATAAATAACAGCAGAAGATGATTTGCCAAAGGTAAGTCTATAAAGGTATCCTAAAATTTCTAATCACTGCATCTCTTTGGAGCACTGAACAATCGATCGAATCTTGTAGCAGACTCTAGAAATGGTTGCATCAAACTTGCACTATACCCTGCATCAACGTTTGGCCAAAGACCACAATTTGTAAAAAATTTGTTCACTCTTTTCATGTAACCCTGCATCAACGTGTGACTAAAGACCATaatttgtgataattttgtgCACTCTTTTCATGTAAAACAACACAACTGTTCTTCAGTTCAGAGACAACGATAGTAAGCTCACGGAAAGGAAGTACGGAACCAAATGAAATGTACCTGAACGGGGAGAGGAAACCGCGAATTGACCATTCTGATCTCGCCTCGACCTGGAGCCGCCCCACAAGCAACTGACGGAGCTCCCCATGTCCCGAATTCCGTGGCCTCCTACAAACGTTTGTGCTGAGCCAGTTCTAATTCGTGCTCGGAACTGCGCAGTGAGTAGCCAGCTTAGCGCGTCGAACTGTCGATTGCGTAATTAACCTAGATAAACTTACTCTACTCGATCGCAACAAGCTGCAGGAACTCAGAAAGGGGCGAAATAGAGGGCAAAATCACTAAGATTCTTCAGAAACGAATGGAAATAGCTGAAATCGATATGCCATACTGATCCCCAAGCAGGCAAGAGGCAGGTAAGAACCTGGTCGACCGAGGACGGGGTAGCTCCAGCAAGCAGCAGAAGCTCTCGGTTATCGCCTCCTCGTCTCTTACCCCGGCGGCGCCCCAGCGTTTTGGCGTTGGCAGCGGTGCCGCACCGACGCCGGGTGGGAGTGGTGGTGGGTGGCGGGCAAAACCCCGCGCTTTCACTCGGTCTCCCGCGTCTGGTTCGTGTCCCTCGCTCGCCGTCGCGTTTGCTCGTTTCTGTGGCGACGCCGCGGTCAGACTTGAGATTTCAGAGTGCTAGGCGCGCGCACGCACCAGAGCCCCACCCCGTGAAAAGTCCACGTTCTCTACCGCAGCGCGGCGACCGCCGAACGGATCACACAACCAAATTCTATATAACCGGATCCTATCAAAGGATCTACTTCTACGTGATAACCTATGacttttttctctcctttttagttgaatctttaaatcagaaaatatataattaaattaaaatctTAGTAAGATCTTTCgtactataaaatttgcttgTACACACCACGTTCCCAATCGGCGTGGGAATTGAATGCCGCCGGGCGGCGGGCGGTCGGGCGCGGGCCGCGTGAGGAGGTGCGGTCTGCATGCGCGTGGCTCGGATGCGCTCTCGCCGCCCGGCCCGTACGCTGCTCTTGTTCGGTTCGTGCCGGCCTGCGACGAGGCTGTCGCGTGCGTTTCTGACGCGACCTTGATCCTTGCGAGTTCTAGTGCGTGTCCTCCGTCCACGTCCAGTGTACAGCGCAACAGTTTGGTAATGAAAATTTCTCgggacattttttttttaactagtGATAGTTAAATGGGTGGCTCGGTCCGGTATGGACCTTATGTCTCATTTAGGTCTGTTAGCTAAATGGATCCTGCCGTGTTGGTCCACGTGCTGCAACTCCAGTCTAGGTACGGCCCATTTAAGACTGGGTTATACCGTGTCGGTCCACGGCACGGTAGGTCCGATGACTTTTTTTTAGCTCGCCAGCCCATCAACCCGcggagaattaaaaaaaaaatcacaaaaacttaCTTTCACTCGGAATTAAACACCCGACCTTCTACTTAGAGTCAAACACACTAACATTACACTATATATCCTATATGGTATTAggtctaaataaattatataaaatactaaaaaatatgaacagttaaaCGGTTCGTGCGTGTCAGCCCGTTGTGCCGCCGCTCCGGTCTAGGCACGGCCCAATTTGTCGTGCCGTGCCAGCCCGACTCGTTAGATATGGTGCCGTGCTGTGCTAACAGTGTCGTGCATCGGGCTGACCCACATTACATGACCTATTTAAACATCTTTAGTTTCAAtcttagtcacaaagataattGGGTAGTGATGTGGGAATATTGGTGGCTTTGACACAAACTTTGTGTTCTAAAATCTCTTTTCTATAAAACACGAGTAATTTTTCGTGtcaattcttttctctattcttctcctatctaataaaattcttaaaatttaaataatttatttatttttaccatTTATTCTCGTCCTCTAGTCTCATCGCTTCGTTACTAGCTACGGATATGAAATctatttactaataaaaataaataaaaaaattagagaagaaattagcggataatctccttctcttttttggATCTCATCTGAATTTAAACTACGGCACCGCTTTCGACATATTCATTCAGTAACGCTCTTAGTGTATTCACATCTATATGTCTTgagtttatatttaatattaacatatttaatatttgtttttttaacgtACAAGGACTCACCTAGTTAAGTTAGATTAGCGAGCTTGTTTTGGTTAATTTGTTGGAGCAGTAGTTGTTTAAAAAACAAGCAGTTTCCAAAGATCTCAAAGCGGTGGATCAGAGCATAAAACAAGCTGCTTAATTCGAGTGCGACGAACGTGTCACGAGTTAAGTGTTGATCGACTCATCAGAGTTCAGAGGAAACAAGTGACACGAGTCGTGAGTCTACGCATTCTTAGCTGAAATGCTAAACGCATGTGTGATGTACCATTGTTCCTCACGTCACACCTATAACTTGGTTCACGCATGCTCGAGACTTGCATGAGCGGCAATCGCGTCGAACATGCTTAAGTGTTGTTTTTGCACAAGGGCTATATTATTTTAAGGTTTGGGAATGGGACCATTTGACTGGGATTTACTTGCTTGggtttctctccctctctctagcaTCGATCCCGCTTCTTTGCGATGTTTCGCTTGCCGAAAGAAAATCTAAAAGAATTACTCATATCACAATCAGCAAGATGGAAAGACTTTCTAGGAGGGCAGTAGTTTGAAGGTAACATGGCGGTAGTGGTGGGTCCAGTATTTTCGATTTTGAGTGTAGAGCTCGAATTTGGATCGTGCCATTTTTTTATCCTCGGTACAATGTTTTGGCACGATCAAAGTACGGTATGTCATAAAATATTTTAGGTCTTGTCGGCACGGTACAAACACAAGGACCGTGTCGTGCCTAAGATATTTGCATAGTACGCGTGTCGGTACGGCACAATAGCTTGGGTCGTGCTAGTGCCGGTACGATAAAAAAGAGTACGACATAATATGCATGATTATTTTTTCGTGTTTATCCTCTAATCTCTCTATTTCAAAACATGAGACACTAAAATACTATTTATTTGGTGAGAAATGGTAAGACATAAATATATAATCATTGTCATGCGATATGGAGCATAAGAGACATAAGTGTGAGATGttaagagataaatatgtaagcatTGTCAGACAGCATGGAGCAGGACCGTGCTTAAGCCAGCATGACACAACGACGATATAGCATGTTGAGGGCCGTGCTTGGTCCTTTCTGGAGTTGACTCGTGTCGGCACGACATGGCACGATGAGTCGATCATACCTAGTGAGCATGGTATGTCGTGACACGAGGCACGATGGAGTCGGGCCATGTCGGCATGGTACGACCTAAGTCTCAACTCTACTTGGGTGTATAAACCCATCGTGTGCGAAGCCACGCGCGTCCCATCACACTCATGCTTGCGCCGCCGCCACGCCCTACCTAGCTCATGCACGCGTTGCCGTCATCACTGTGCTCCAGGC
The nucleotide sequence above comes from Phragmites australis chromosome 4, lpPhrAust1.1, whole genome shotgun sequence. Encoded proteins:
- the LOC133916466 gene encoding putative serine/threonine-protein kinase, which encodes MGSSVSCLWGGSRSRRDQNGQFAVSSPRSGRVLSRAGNNVQVFSLNELKSATRNFHMMNCIGRGGFGTVYKGNLKDGTQIAIKKLSAESKQGTNEFLTEINVISNVRHPNLVQLIGCCVDGNNRLLVYEYAENNSLANALLGPKNKCIPLDWQKRAAICIGTASGLAFLHEEAQPRIVHRDIKASNILLDKKLLPKIGDFGLAKLFPDTVTHISTRVAGTMGYLAPEYALLGQLTKKADIYSFGALLLEVISGQSSSKSTWGRDMHVLVEWAWKLREEGRLLEIVDPDLEKYPEEQMLRFIKVALLCTQATSQQRPSMNLVVHMLSNQTEIDLQNVVPPGVLKEPRHHTGGFGGLTADTSSSQSTKCNPAESYSTQTNVNSYELSTIEVSPR